The following proteins are encoded in a genomic region of Dialister hominis:
- a CDS encoding IS1182 family transposase, producing the protein MKNNNTSNHFTAEQGILPMFPSEILNVDDPVLMYDRFMEEIDLKKYLRYIPTRGAGRPRYNPVNMLKTIIYGFAEEGYCSFRKLEDNCRVNIRYMYLMNYEAPSYRTFCHFVKGFLKYSLKDIFYSITKELCGKLNVDLQHIYIDGSKFEANANKYSWVWKKSAEKSRYKLFAKITSLFELLNDDLKYDHMSVNINTEYAPDYLRLVLDKLKEIWQIDETAFVHGSGHRKSDHQRKYEQLKAYTSKLEEYVEKIQICGTSRNSYSKTDTDATFMRIKSDYMGNDQLLPAYNVQIGVADEFIAVIDVNQYRSDMDCFVPLMEEFHEVYGAYPKYPVADAGYGSFNNYIYCEQHGMEKYMKFPMYKKETKDKKYHTNPFRPINFRVDENGTIRCPNDRAFKFIYRHLVRGNLYGRQEEVFECEDCQGCPLAEQCKKTPKNKRISLSRERNNMYQEVQDNLESIHGALLRMNRSIQAEGTFGIMKHDRWYKRIVRKGIDSVKAELYLVALGYNLRKYITKIMRIRIAA; encoded by the coding sequence ATGAAAAATAACAACACTAGCAATCATTTTACCGCAGAACAAGGCATTTTGCCAATGTTTCCCTCTGAGATTCTCAATGTCGATGATCCTGTTTTAATGTATGACAGATTTATGGAGGAAATCGATCTTAAAAAGTACCTTCGTTACATACCGACGCGTGGCGCTGGCAGACCCAGGTATAATCCCGTCAACATGCTGAAAACGATCATCTATGGTTTCGCAGAAGAAGGATATTGCTCTTTTAGAAAACTTGAAGATAATTGCAGGGTTAATATCAGATATATGTACCTGATGAATTATGAAGCCCCATCCTATCGGACATTCTGTCATTTCGTGAAGGGCTTTCTTAAGTATTCTCTCAAGGATATCTTTTATTCAATTACGAAAGAACTCTGCGGCAAACTCAACGTGGATTTGCAGCATATATATATTGACGGTTCCAAGTTTGAAGCGAACGCAAATAAATACAGCTGGGTATGGAAGAAATCCGCTGAAAAATCCCGCTACAAGCTTTTTGCCAAGATTACCAGCCTTTTTGAGTTACTCAATGATGATCTTAAGTATGACCATATGAGTGTAAACATCAATACAGAATACGCTCCGGACTATCTGCGTCTGGTATTGGATAAATTAAAAGAAATCTGGCAGATTGATGAGACGGCCTTTGTTCATGGAAGCGGGCATCGCAAGTCCGATCATCAACGCAAGTATGAGCAGCTTAAGGCATATACATCAAAACTTGAAGAATATGTTGAGAAGATACAGATATGCGGTACTTCCAGAAACAGTTATTCGAAGACCGATACGGATGCAACATTCATGCGAATCAAGTCGGACTACATGGGAAATGATCAGCTTCTGCCTGCATACAATGTCCAAATAGGTGTTGCCGATGAATTTATTGCCGTAATTGATGTTAACCAGTATCGTTCAGATATGGATTGCTTCGTACCGCTGATGGAGGAATTCCACGAAGTCTATGGGGCTTATCCTAAGTATCCTGTGGCAGATGCAGGATATGGATCTTTCAACAATTACATCTATTGCGAGCAGCACGGTATGGAAAAGTATATGAAATTCCCCATGTACAAGAAAGAAACGAAAGACAAGAAATACCATACCAATCCGTTTCGGCCAATAAACTTTAGAGTTGATGAGAATGGAACCATCCGTTGTCCAAATGACAGGGCTTTCAAATTTATCTATAGACATCTGGTCAGAGGGAACTTATACGGCAGGCAGGAGGAAGTATTTGAATGCGAAGACTGCCAAGGATGCCCGCTGGCAGAGCAATGTAAAAAGACCCCGAAGAACAAAAGAATCTCATTGAGCAGAGAACGGAATAACATGTACCAGGAGGTTCAGGATAATCTGGAAAGCATCCATGGAGCCCTGCTAAGAATGAACCGGTCAATCCAGGCTGAAGGAACTTTTGGAATCATGAAACATGACAGATGGTACAAAAGAATCGTCAGAAAAGGGATAGATTCTGTAAAAGCCGAGTTATACCTGGTAGCACTTGGCTATAATTTAAGGAAATACATCACAAAAATAATGCGTATAAGGATTGCCGCCTAA
- a CDS encoding YfhO family protein: MKVIKREKRNSLWIFRMISFALTTLICLGVFAFFREAPFGDKTLAASDAFIQYMDLMAFFKDVLSGNQSLTYTMTKGLGGSAIGIFSYYLASPTELLQLFFSKDQVPVSYNLAAVLKMGMASLTMTWFLQDRFNNKISMLPLMGLSIGYGLMHYNLYQIWSAMWLDGVYMLPLMMLGVYRAVHFGSIGMLSVSTALSILLNWYTGGINCLFSGFWFLAEETLLHFQRGGAKKEFFSDTVRYVFGMVTGILISSILFLPTILQLREGIGGSFDWNQISLGFQGDILASLGAYYMGIHPKEIPSLDYMSLFCGSLAVSGALALFAVKDIKWKYKAFAFLLIVFSFLMFHWKILFFMFSLMKKPMGFMPRYSYLGSFILIFLSGCYFSDWKKWGFGIRQLIICLLFPVSQILIERLRPALYQNFFLFNIAFLVIVPCILYEIDRSYRINVKKNFMMGLLACMLIWEMSMSACIFLSMRGAGSLYTYQSYDDQQRTQIQEIKAYDGGIYRINQVMNRGDIRAKDEQEKNKGFNLNESMNFNYWGIQEYTSLLKKSQFRLSSNIGYYDFTERANRFYTSILPADSLLGVKYLLLTEPIKGLESDLPFGISNGKKVYKNPYALPMAFIYRENDQIIPGESDNPFTYTNALYSKLIGHAVTIYHPVSFTEICENRHEIYEINNGVDPIYAFLIWDGPYRQVSINGESSQILYDSGMFYIPATGSQTRAIDVDLSDDIRMKQALFYETDLSALKEISREINQRAAKNLMIRDGEISGTVEGREGDILFLSVPYENGWTVMRNGKEITPDIFAGCLMNIPLEEGENHIQMTYHIPGLTAGAALTLIGILLLAGNQYKRRKQ, encoded by the coding sequence ATGAAAGTAATAAAGAGAGAAAAGAGAAATTCCTTATGGATATTTCGTATGATTTCTTTTGCTCTAACCACTCTTATATGCTTGGGAGTTTTTGCCTTTTTCAGAGAAGCACCATTTGGAGATAAAACGCTCGCAGCCAGTGATGCGTTTATTCAATACATGGATCTCATGGCATTTTTTAAGGATGTATTATCCGGGAATCAGTCTTTAACTTATACCATGACAAAAGGCCTCGGTGGGTCAGCCATTGGCATATTTTCTTATTATTTAGCATCGCCCACAGAATTGCTGCAGTTATTCTTTTCAAAAGACCAAGTGCCTGTTTCATATAATTTGGCAGCTGTCCTTAAAATGGGAATGGCATCATTGACGATGACATGGTTCTTGCAGGACCGATTCAATAACAAGATCTCCATGCTCCCTCTTATGGGACTTTCCATCGGCTATGGCCTGATGCACTACAATTTATACCAAATCTGGAGTGCTATGTGGCTGGATGGCGTATACATGCTGCCGCTCATGATGCTCGGCGTATATAGAGCTGTGCATTTTGGGTCTATTGGCATGCTTTCCGTCAGTACTGCACTTTCAATTCTGCTTAATTGGTATACTGGCGGTATCAATTGTCTCTTCAGTGGTTTCTGGTTTCTGGCAGAAGAGACGTTGCTGCATTTCCAGAGGGGCGGAGCAAAGAAAGAATTTTTTAGTGATACAGTAAGATATGTCTTTGGTATGGTAACGGGGATTTTGATCAGCTCTATTCTTTTCCTCCCTACAATATTACAGCTTCGCGAAGGGATTGGAGGTTCTTTTGACTGGAATCAAATTTCTCTGGGCTTTCAGGGAGATATACTGGCATCTCTAGGCGCTTATTACATGGGAATTCATCCTAAGGAAATACCCAGTTTAGATTATATGTCTCTTTTCTGCGGGAGCTTGGCAGTTTCCGGGGCTTTGGCACTATTTGCCGTAAAAGATATCAAATGGAAATATAAAGCATTTGCTTTTTTGCTGATTGTTTTTTCTTTTCTGATGTTTCATTGGAAAATATTATTTTTTATGTTTTCACTTATGAAAAAGCCGATGGGATTCATGCCAAGGTACTCCTATCTGGGATCTTTTATTCTCATTTTTCTTTCAGGCTGTTATTTCTCCGACTGGAAAAAATGGGGGTTTGGTATTCGGCAGCTTATTATTTGTTTGCTGTTCCCTGTATCCCAGATACTGATTGAACGTTTGCGGCCGGCATTATACCAGAATTTCTTTTTGTTCAATATTGCATTTCTAGTGATCGTCCCCTGTATTCTCTATGAAATTGACAGGTCATACAGGATAAATGTAAAGAAAAATTTTATGATGGGGTTATTAGCATGCATGCTCATTTGGGAAATGAGCATGTCTGCATGTATATTTTTATCTATGCGAGGAGCGGGGAGTCTTTATACTTATCAATCTTATGATGATCAGCAAAGAACACAGATTCAGGAAATCAAAGCATATGATGGAGGAATCTACCGTATCAATCAGGTAATGAATAGGGGAGATATTCGCGCGAAAGATGAACAAGAAAAAAATAAGGGATTTAATCTTAATGAAAGTATGAATTTTAATTATTGGGGAATACAAGAATATACTTCATTGTTAAAAAAATCTCAGTTCAGATTATCGTCTAATATAGGATATTATGATTTTACTGAAAGGGCTAACAGATTTTATACTTCTATTCTTCCTGCAGATTCTCTCTTGGGAGTAAAATATTTGTTGTTGACAGAGCCAATAAAAGGACTTGAGTCAGATTTGCCATTTGGAATAAGTAATGGGAAAAAAGTATACAAAAATCCATATGCTCTGCCTATGGCGTTCATATATCGAGAGAATGATCAGATAATCCCCGGAGAATCTGATAATCCGTTTACTTATACAAATGCACTATACAGCAAACTAATTGGACATGCTGTAACAATTTATCATCCCGTATCATTTACAGAAATATGTGAAAATAGACATGAGATCTATGAAATCAATAATGGGGTGGACCCTATTTATGCATTTCTTATATGGGATGGACCTTACAGACAGGTGTCGATAAATGGAGAAAGCAGTCAAATTTTATATGATTCAGGGATGTTCTATATTCCTGCGACGGGCAGTCAGACTCGTGCGATTGATGTAGACCTTTCGGATGATATCCGGATGAAACAAGCACTTTTCTATGAAACGGATCTTTCAGCATTGAAAGAAATCTCTCGCGAAATCAATCAAAGAGCTGCTAAAAATCTTATGATTCGAGATGGAGAAATCAGTGGTACGGTAGAAGGAAGAGAAGGAGATATACTTTTCTTATCGGTTCCTTATGAAAATGGATGGACAGTCATGAGAAATGGCAAAGAGATTACTCCTGATATCTTTGCAGGATGTTTGATGAACATTCCTCTTGAGGAAGGAGAAAATCACATTCAAATGACATACCATATTCCAGGGCTGACAGCAGGGGCGGCTCTGACATTGATAGGTATTCTGCTTTTAGCTGGTAATCAATATAAAAGAAGAAAACAATAA
- a CDS encoding nickel-dependent lactate racemase family protein, whose translation MEFKIKYFKDYVPFHVGDEHHPIELNPRECPGVESEEAEVRRALENPIDSPKLREIVHPGEKIVIVTSDVTRPMPSWVVVPCVLDELEKAGVEDKDVTVVFGLGSHRKQTEEEMKRLVGEDVYNRVKCIDSDPDDVEHMGYCKNGTPVDIFRTVADADRRILLGNVEYHYFAGYSGGMKAIMPGVSSRAAIQANHKNMISPDSYAGHLEGNPVRDDIEEVYDFCPVDFIVNVALDDHKKIAFAAAGHHVTAHREACKFLDSIYKIKIDKPADVVIVSTGGYPKDINLYQAQKSIDNVKHAVREGGIMVLAASCKEGYGSDVFGRWIQQYDTPDERIAAIHEHFELGGHKSAALALVQKKCDIYMVTDMDDAMVTKANMTPFHDLQEAVDAALNRMGKDCSVYVVPIGGSTLPMED comes from the coding sequence ATGGAATTTAAAATTAAATACTTCAAGGATTACGTACCATTTCATGTGGGTGATGAACATCATCCCATCGAATTGAATCCAAGAGAATGTCCGGGTGTAGAGTCCGAGGAAGCTGAAGTCAGAAGAGCATTGGAAAATCCGATTGACTCTCCGAAGCTTCGTGAAATTGTTCATCCGGGTGAAAAGATTGTCATCGTGACAAGCGACGTAACACGCCCGATGCCGTCCTGGGTCGTCGTGCCATGCGTCCTGGACGAACTGGAAAAAGCAGGCGTCGAAGACAAGGATGTCACTGTTGTTTTCGGACTTGGCTCTCACAGAAAGCAGACCGAGGAAGAAATGAAACGCCTTGTTGGCGAAGATGTGTACAACCGCGTCAAATGCATTGACAGTGATCCCGATGATGTGGAACACATGGGATACTGCAAGAACGGAACTCCGGTCGATATCTTCAGGACAGTCGCTGATGCAGACCGCCGCATCCTTCTTGGCAATGTCGAATACCATTACTTTGCGGGCTACAGCGGTGGCATGAAAGCTATCATGCCAGGCGTATCCTCCAGAGCTGCCATTCAGGCAAACCACAAGAACATGATCAGCCCGGATTCCTATGCAGGGCATCTCGAGGGAAATCCGGTCCGTGATGATATCGAAGAAGTCTATGACTTCTGCCCAGTTGATTTCATCGTAAACGTAGCCCTTGATGATCATAAGAAAATCGCCTTTGCAGCTGCAGGCCATCATGTTACAGCACACCGCGAAGCATGCAAATTCCTCGACAGCATCTACAAGATCAAAATCGATAAGCCGGCTGATGTCGTCATCGTTTCCACCGGCGGCTACCCGAAGGATATCAACCTGTATCAGGCCCAGAAATCCATCGACAACGTCAAGCACGCAGTCCGCGAAGGCGGCATCATGGTTCTCGCCGCTTCCTGCAAAGAAGGATACGGCAGCGACGTATTCGGACGCTGGATCCAGCAGTATGATACACCGGACGAAAGAATCGCAGCCATTCACGAACACTTCGAACTCGGCGGCCACAAATCCGCGGCTCTTGCCCTGGTACAGAAGAAATGCGATATTTACATGGTGACTGACATGGATGATGCTATGGTAACAAAAGCCAATATGACACCATTCCACGATCTGCAGGAAGCTGTCGATGCAGCACTGAACCGCATGGGCAAAGACTGCAGCGTCTACGTCGTACCGATTGGCGGATCCACACTTCCTATGGAAGACTAA
- the serC gene encoding 3-phosphoserine/phosphohydroxythreonine transaminase, whose product MKRVFNFNAGPSPMPIEVLEEMKNDLTDFRGTGMGITEISHRSPVFQDMLDETKAYLRQMMKLDDDYEIVFMQGGGTMQFLMTGCNFLHTRGAYADTGVWAHKARNTAAFFGETYDANTAKDRNYAYIPDTYDIRPDTNYLYICANNTIYGTEYKDFPKVDVPLICDMSSDILSREIDFNQFDMIWAGIQKNLGAAGAAFAVIRKGLLEKARTDIPEYLQYQTFVKNDSTYNTPPVFCIYTLNRMLHWIWNMGGLKAIEERNKVKAGLIYDTIDQSGGFYKGHADVKDRSMMNVTFNLATPELEKDFVEKAKKNDFIGVKGHRLVGGLRISLYNAVTPEAAKALADFMKEYKRTNG is encoded by the coding sequence ATGAAACGTGTATTTAACTTTAACGCAGGCCCTTCCCCCATGCCGATCGAAGTGCTCGAAGAAATGAAAAATGATCTGACCGATTTCCGCGGAACCGGAATGGGCATCACGGAAATCAGCCACCGCTCCCCCGTTTTCCAGGATATGCTCGATGAAACGAAAGCATACCTTCGCCAGATGATGAAACTGGATGATGATTATGAAATCGTCTTCATGCAGGGCGGCGGCACGATGCAGTTCCTGATGACAGGCTGCAATTTCCTTCACACAAGAGGCGCCTATGCCGATACCGGCGTCTGGGCGCACAAGGCAAGAAACACGGCCGCTTTCTTCGGTGAAACGTACGATGCCAATACAGCCAAGGACAGAAATTACGCCTATATCCCGGACACCTACGATATCCGTCCCGATACGAATTACCTTTACATCTGCGCCAACAATACGATTTACGGCACGGAATACAAGGACTTCCCAAAGGTCGATGTTCCCCTCATCTGCGATATGTCCTCTGACATTCTTTCCAGAGAAATCGATTTCAACCAGTTCGACATGATTTGGGCCGGGATCCAGAAGAATTTGGGCGCAGCCGGAGCCGCATTTGCAGTAATCAGAAAAGGCCTTCTTGAAAAAGCAAGGACGGATATTCCTGAATACCTCCAGTACCAGACTTTCGTCAAGAATGATTCCACATACAACACGCCGCCTGTCTTCTGCATTTACACGCTGAACCGGATGCTTCACTGGATCTGGAATATGGGCGGGCTCAAAGCGATTGAAGAAAGAAATAAGGTAAAAGCCGGACTTATTTATGACACCATCGACCAGAGCGGCGGTTTCTACAAAGGCCACGCTGATGTGAAGGACAGAAGCATGATGAACGTTACCTTCAACCTCGCGACGCCAGAACTGGAAAAGGATTTCGTCGAGAAAGCCAAGAAGAATGACTTCATCGGCGTCAAAGGCCACCGTCTTGTAGGAGGCCTCCGCATCTCCCTCTACAACGCAGTCACGCCGGAAGCCGCAAAAGCGCTTGCCGATTTCATGAAAGAATACAAAAGAACCAACGGTTAA